The following proteins come from a genomic window of Nocardioides albertanoniae:
- a CDS encoding beta-galactosidase: MQRVTEALGGRIAYGADYNPEQWPEEVWDDDVRLMQEAGVNLVSVGIFSWALLEPAPGEYDFDWLDRVLDKLHDGGIAVDLATATASPPPWFYRQHPEAAMVDAQGVRRSFGSRQVYCTASPVFREASTRLAAEMAKRYHDHPAVVMWHVGNEYGNHNAHCMCDVSAVAFRAWLRSRYGTVEALNEAWMTTFWSQRYTDWDQIDPPREVSNNSHPNPGHQLDFWRYSSDALLELFKADADAVRAISDKPLTTNFMGFWKHSDPRPWVAEEDLVSNDHYLLAEDDDRTQQLAMTADLTRSMAHGDPWLLMEHSTSAVNWQPRNIAKTAGEMRRNSFQHIARGADGAMFFQWRASLGGSEKFHSAMVPHAGTESRLWRDVVRLGADIASIAEVAGTRVEQAKVAIVFDWTSWWAATFDSHPSVDVDPMTTARAWHKACWARNLGVDIVGVADPLDGYDVVVLPAQYLLDDATVARLTAFVEAGGTLVATYFTGIVDERDHIRPGGYPGALRDLLGVRIEEFCPLPEGDEIALTSYGTGTIWSERGRALGADVLATYVTGDCAGDPAVTRRRVGEGTAWYVGTELGAEALDTLAAQILTTTKPVVDGLPEGVEAIRRVGEQGAYGAYVFVVNHTHEAVIVPVRGTDLLTGNEAGPHMVRAGSVAVIREA; this comes from the coding sequence ATGCAGCGCGTCACCGAGGCGCTCGGCGGTCGGATCGCCTATGGCGCCGACTACAACCCGGAGCAGTGGCCGGAGGAGGTCTGGGACGACGACGTACGCCTCATGCAGGAGGCCGGGGTCAACCTGGTCAGCGTGGGGATCTTCTCCTGGGCCCTGCTCGAGCCGGCGCCGGGGGAGTATGACTTCGACTGGCTCGACCGGGTGCTCGACAAGCTGCACGACGGCGGCATCGCCGTCGACCTGGCGACGGCGACCGCGAGCCCGCCGCCGTGGTTCTACCGGCAGCATCCCGAGGCCGCGATGGTCGATGCCCAGGGCGTACGCCGGTCGTTCGGCAGCCGGCAGGTCTACTGCACTGCCTCGCCGGTCTTCCGGGAGGCCTCGACCCGGCTGGCCGCCGAGATGGCCAAGCGCTACCACGACCATCCGGCGGTGGTGATGTGGCACGTCGGCAACGAGTACGGCAACCACAACGCCCACTGCATGTGCGACGTCAGCGCGGTCGCGTTCCGGGCGTGGCTGCGGAGCCGCTACGGCACCGTCGAGGCGCTCAACGAGGCCTGGATGACCACCTTCTGGAGCCAGCGATACACCGACTGGGACCAGATCGACCCGCCGCGCGAGGTCTCTAACAACTCCCACCCCAACCCCGGCCACCAGCTCGACTTCTGGCGCTACTCCTCCGACGCGCTCCTGGAGCTGTTCAAGGCCGACGCCGACGCGGTGCGAGCGATCTCCGACAAGCCGCTGACCACCAACTTCATGGGGTTCTGGAAACACTCCGACCCGCGCCCGTGGGTGGCCGAGGAAGACCTGGTCTCCAACGACCACTACCTCCTCGCCGAAGACGACGACCGCACCCAGCAGCTCGCGATGACCGCCGACCTGACCCGCTCGATGGCCCACGGCGATCCGTGGCTGCTGATGGAGCACTCCACCTCAGCGGTCAACTGGCAGCCGCGCAACATCGCCAAGACCGCCGGCGAGATGCGCCGCAACTCCTTCCAGCACATCGCCCGCGGGGCCGACGGCGCGATGTTCTTCCAGTGGCGCGCCTCGCTGGGCGGTTCGGAGAAGTTCCACTCCGCGATGGTGCCGCACGCGGGCACCGAGAGCCGGCTCTGGCGAGACGTCGTACGCCTCGGGGCCGACATCGCCTCGATCGCCGAGGTCGCCGGCACCAGGGTCGAGCAGGCCAAGGTCGCGATCGTCTTCGACTGGACCTCGTGGTGGGCGGCGACCTTCGACTCCCACCCGTCGGTCGACGTCGACCCGATGACCACCGCGCGGGCATGGCACAAGGCCTGCTGGGCGCGCAACCTCGGGGTCGACATCGTCGGTGTCGCCGACCCGCTCGACGGCTACGACGTGGTCGTCCTGCCCGCGCAGTACCTCCTCGACGACGCCACCGTCGCCCGGTTGACCGCCTTCGTCGAGGCCGGCGGCACCCTGGTCGCGACCTACTTCACCGGCATCGTCGACGAGCGCGACCACATCCGCCCGGGCGGCTACCCGGGTGCTCTGCGCGACCTCCTCGGCGTGCGCATCGAGGAGTTCTGCCCGCTTCCGGAGGGCGACGAGATCGCCCTGACCTCCTACGGCACCGGCACGATCTGGAGCGAGCGCGGCCGCGCGCTCGGGGCCGACGTCCTGGCGACGTACGTCACCGGCGACTGTGCCGGCGACCCGGCCGTGACGCGTCGCCGGGTCGGCGAGGGCACGGCCTGGTATGTCGGCACCGAGCTCGGTGCCGAGGCCCTCGACACGCTGGCCGCCCAGATCCTCACCACGACCAAGCCGGTCGTCGACGGGCTCCCCGAGGGCGTCGAGGCCATCCGCCGGGTCGGTGAGCAGGGGGCGTACGGGGCGTACGTCTTCGTCGTCAACCACACCCACGAGGCCGTCATCGTGCCGGTGCGGGGCACCGACCTGCTGACCGGGAACGAAGCCGGCCCGCACATGGTGCGGGCCGGCTCGGTCGCGGTCATCCGCGAGGCGTAG